The DNA region AACTTTGTTTACACTGTTACAATGTGTGACCATTGTTTAATTCTTAGTTTTAATAGTTGCTTCATGATTTAGGGCTAGGATCAATAGCTCTTTAATCTTACATAGGTTGTAAATCATTATCAAAGAATTTTGAATAGTTGAAATTAAATCTACAAATCATTCTTGAAGTGCATCCTATTTTTAGCTTTACCGCTTGTGTAAAAATTGTTGTGTCATAtgctatttatatattatgctGGAGGTTAGAAGCTTACATCAAGATGGTTGTCTCTTCAGATTGACCCTGCTAAGTACAAAAGCATATCATCTGGTTTTGGAGTTCTCCTCAGGGAGCAAGGAGTGAGGGGCTTCTTCAGGGGATGGGTACCTACCCTCCTTGGTTACAGTGCTCAGGGAGCTTGCAAGTTTGgattttatgagtttttcaaGAAGTACTACTCTGACCTTGCTGGTCCAGAGTATGCTGCTAAGTATAAGACCTTGATTTACCTTGCTGGCTCTGCATCTGCTGAGGTGATTGCTGATGTTGCACTTTGCCCCTTTGAGGCAGTGAAGGTTCGTGTTCAAACTCAACCTGGCTTTGCCAGAGGTCTGTCGGATGGACTTCCTAAATTTGTCAAATCTGAGGGTGCTCTTGGGTATGCTTCTATTCATTTGGTTACTTAGTTACCTTAACTAGTTCGCTTGGtaatttatctctaatcaaTTCCCTTAATTATTGCAGTTTGTATAAGGGTATTGTTCCTCTCTGGGGACGTCAGATTCCATGTAAGTTGCCATATCTACATGTCTAATTATCAAGTCTTGTTATTTATGAATTGCTAATGTACTTGAatcataatcaatatatatttctgttTGCTCATATTCTATATTTGTTCTTATATTGCCTTTCTTTGTATTCTGAGAACGAGGACAAACACATTCCTAGAGTTTCCTTTTCTGAATTTAGCTattattttgaaactttaaaaaccTAGTTGAGGTTCAGTCTAACTAATTCCCTTGACTTATTACCACTTGTTTTTCCCTTTTGctgtcttttatatttttatataacactttcctTTTGTGCTGCCCATGCTTCACACTGTTCTTTCTATTCTGTATCTACAGTTTACGTGTCTCTGGTAACTTTGCACCCAATAATTATTGTAGTCCACCATTACTTTGTTCATTATGCATTTAACTAATTTACAATGTGGACCTCTATTGGTTTTTGTGGTTGCTATGTGTTTTTTACAGAGAGATGTTTTATTTTGCAGACACAATGATGAAATTTGCTTCATTTGAGACCATTGTTGAGATGGTCTACAAGTATTCCATCCCCACTCCAAAGGACCAGTGCAGCAAATCTTTGCAACTTGGTGTGAGTTTTGCTGGCGGTTATATTGCTGGTGTCTTCTGCGCTATCGTGTCTCATCCTGCTGACAACCTTGTCTCTTTCCTCAATAATGCTAAAGGGGCAACTGTTGGTGATGTGAGTGCTGTTCCTTCTGCATTATTATTTTCACACCATTGTTTCCTTTACTTCTTGTTTTTACTTGTGTTTCTTTTTCATAGGCTGTGAAGAAGCTAGGTTTGTGGGGGCTTTTCACCCGTGGGCTTCCTCTCCGTATTGTCATGATTGGAACACTCACTGGTGCCCAATGGGGAATTTATGATGCATTCAAAGTTTTTGTGGGACTGTAAGTTCTTTTCTCTATTCTTTAGCTTATTGATTTGAACATTTTTTAGTTATCAAATGGTGACAGGGTTAACATAAATCTTCAGGCCAACCACTGGTGGAGTTGCTCCTGCAGCCACTGCTCCAACTGAGCTTGCAAAGGTGTAATACATTGATCACGGaatattttttgtcattgttGTGGAATCTGGGAGAACTTGGTAGGATTAATAAACATAGGATTTGCTAAAGGTGCTTGAGTGGCCTCTCAAGTAGATGGAGTATTTTTTTCACattcaaaacttattttgatcaatatttgTCTTGGCAAGGATGATTTTGTTTACATCCTACAACTTCGAAACTTTTTGTTGTTAgattaatatatgaattttcaGTTGAATGTTAAAGATCACAGGTTTCCCCCATCAAGAACGGGCAACCAAAATAATAAGGGTGTATTGCATTGAGATACTATTATGTATGTCCCTCTTTCAGGTCATGCCGAGCcacttgatttatttatttattcaataaaattatacatgcatgttttttttatatataatttaagtatatagatgatatgtcatcatatgatttgataattttgaattaaaaatgaaataatatttaaaatatgggaatatatgatttttgtatttaatttgtatattaaaaatgcatatatataacattgctcttatttattttatttcctttgctAATTGTTTCAATCATATATGTGCACATCCTGTGTTTGTCATAAGCTTTCATTTCTTTATTGGATGATAAATATAGAAGTTTCTTTTGAAGTGGTTTATAATGCCTGCCCGGCTTTGATCCAATAAAATTTGAGACAATTCACCCTTCCTAACTTATAAGCGTGGCcttaatattttgttaacaaTTTTGTCGgggaaaaaggagaaaaaaaacgATGCTATAGGTTCAAGCTTGTGAGAGCATCCACCTAACATATGTAGGTCCTTTGGGACATTACAAAACACATCTACGGCTAACGTGCAGCGAGTATTGTTAAACATACATTtgtaatacataatttatatacataaataatatattattaaatattattatatttttaatttaaaattattaaattacataataatactttatttgtgtatttaaattatatataaaaaatatgagcgaatagttttattaaaatggaGCATAATATGATTTCATACATAAAAAACACGAGAAAATGATTCAAAGCTTGCAGATCATTTTAACATGATAAATTTAAGGTTCCGCAAGAGCattaataagagtaaaatatgGCTTAAAGATACAAATTTCAAATGGCAAGGTCTTCCCTGTAACTTCCATCCTCCACTCAGCTGAGATCGaagtaaacaacaaaaaaatggtgttattaattctaatttacaTTATCTTCAACTCCTGcccctttattattattattgcagTCTGGAGGAACACTCGGACGCTGAATTTAGTACAGACTCGGAACAGCGACTCATCATCAATCAATCAGACAAGATTGATTGTGAATGAGACATATGGGTGAGCATCAGCATCACCTCCCAAACCAGCCATTGCTCCCACCTCATCTTCAGATTTCCAATATGTGCTGCATCAAACATGAAGCCAACAATATCAGGAAATATAACTCGTTATAATACAGTCAAGATACACAGATGAACAAAGAGCAGGATTATCTTGAggcaaagatttttttttgacTATATATGAGATGAGGGAAACTTTAAATTGTTATGCTTATTATTAAGAAGTCTCAGGAAATTCCTGAAAGTGAGTAAATGATGGATTTTTGCCTCTGAAAGCTAAAATAACTACTTTTTTAGATACTAACAAATTACTGACGACAATTAACAAAAGACTAAAAATCTATCCTAGAAAACGAAATCAAGCATTTTAGAAATTGTTGAATGTATGTTTGGTAACTTGGAATAAGAGAGCTTATGGATTGGATTTTCTCCAGTTCTACTGAAGACAGTGAATAAAGGCTTCATTTGTGTCCAAATCAGATGGACTTGGTCCAGGTAGCAAAGACAGTGAATAAGTCTGACTCTAGATGGGTTTCTAGATTATTAAGGTCCACATCCTTAATGCCATGAATTCAGTTTGAATACCTGTGTGTACTGTCACACAATTCTTCCAGGATTGAACGCACTTTCTTTTCACCTTTGGCTGACGGAGCTAAAACACATCCCTGAAATCATCTCAACAGTCAATGCTTAGTCATAAAGCATATGGCCAGTCACAAACCCATTAAGCAATAAAAGAGTTCAATTACCAAGAAAGACGGTGGCAAACCATATCTCAGAATACTCTCTGCAAACACACGCACAGCACAAAAGTGCATCCAGGAACTAAAAACCTGAAAGCAAAAAGCCAATCAAGTGAATCACGAATTTGCTTAGAGGGTCAAGGTCCACACTGTAGCTGTTCTGCACCCAcagaagatttatttttttaattttttaacggTCCACTACAGTAGCCGGCCCTGCTAAAAATGGGGGGCCCGGGCCGGGCCACCTGCCATGTCTAAATTTGCTGTTAAATTAGAGTATGACATGATagtgaaaacaacaaaaataattaaataatactgTAAATACAAACCATTATTGTACTCTTCAACAGAATATAAAATGATGACCACCTCATTCATTTCCAACAATTTAGTTGGGTACCCAAAATATAACTTTGTCCATCGTACAACAATGATGGATATTtgcattaacaatttttttctcacttatATTGTAGTCCCATACTAATTatcatgaaattaatttaaaaagaaggTAAAGTAGAAAATACCTCCCCATAACTCGTATAGCACCATTGCAAAAGGGACCTTCTCAAATTATCCTGGTCATGAACCAATCTGTCTAACTCCTGCTTCCTATTTTCTTGTGCTTCCGAACTGTATTCAAAATCCCGAATCTGAAGTACAAAggacaaaaaaaatgaaacctcTATCTAACAATAATGCAAGATATCAATGCAGTTGTATTTAGCACTCACTAAAAAAAGAGCATTCATTCAGTATAGAATGGAAGGCAGACATTTCAGTAACATTCATACATCAGAAGAAACACATGTAACTTGCAAATAAACTCACCTGGAAGCCCTTTTCACGTGCGGCAGTTCTGAAAGTGTCTGCAACACGGCCAAATAGTGTGACAGTGTAAAGAGCATATTCATTATCCTCGTACAATAACTTGGAGGACCTTGGGacctaaatattaaaaatttagctCCATTACTGACActgaaacaataaaaacaaaaataattgtaaaCTCAGCTTTTCACACAACTCCATTAATACAATGAACCACAAATTCACTTCAATAAGCCTGTCTCAACTACCCAGTAAGGAAGCATTCTACATTACTTGGTATTCACAGGGCTGTAATAGCTAGCATCAGAACATACAGCCAGACAAGGAATTCTTACCACGTAGTCAGCCAATGTTTCATAGCTGGCCAACCAATCTTTCTGTGAGTACTTGGGGACAACCGCAAGGAGTGTTACAAGATGTTCTGAGGTAATGATATCCTGTGGTTTGACGAGGTTCGAGAGATCACGTACAGCTAAACTGAAATatgaatagaaaataattagataatgaagaaaaaagtaCTTACAACCagactaaaataatatcaataccTTCCACTTTGCTTCCGGTTGATTGTATTCAGTTGACTACGCACATTATTATACTCAGCAACACGAACCTAAAAGAAATTTAGGACCCAAATCCAATTCAGTAAATACATATCAAGAGCTAGATAACTATTAACTTGCAACCATAATGAGAATTATTTCTCTGGTGCAAAAATTATAAACCCACAGAATCTAAGTAAAAGAAATccatttccattttttcaaaattttgcagTTTTAAGCAGAAAAGGAAGCGTTCTCCTTGATTGCTGAAGAACTATGCTAGCAGTCAGtcacattcataaaaatatgaaCAGCTCAATGAACTTATATTAACATCATAGACAAAGAGTGGTTGTAGAGAAACAAAGAACAGATAACTACCTATTAACATGTGGATTGTCtgcctaaaattttttgattaatcAATAAGGTACCCATGAACAAGATATATACCTTTAGATCATCTTCAATCTTTGACACATGAGTATGAATGCCATCAACAATTTCCCTCAAATGTGACATTGTTGGGTACTTTGCTTCATCCCAAACAAACCTTTCAACACAAACCAGAAAGCATCTCATTATAAACACAAATCACTTTCACAATTGACACTGtgtatccaaaattcaaaccaagTCTGCTAAATATAACACAAAACACACAAATTACACAAAAAACTAAATCCATGTAaaccaacttaaaaaaaaaaatttacaattaacTTAATAAATGtaacacataatataaacatgaatTAAATAGTCAAA from Mangifera indica cultivar Alphonso chromosome 8, CATAS_Mindica_2.1, whole genome shotgun sequence includes:
- the LOC123222348 gene encoding V-type proton ATPase subunit C-like — translated: MASRYWIVSLPVKNSPSTLWNRLQEQISKYSFDTPLYRFNIPNLRVGTLDSLLALSDDLLKSNSFVEGVSHKIRRQIEELERVSGLETSSLTVDGVPVDSYLTRFVWDEAKYPTMSHLREIVDGIHTHVSKIEDDLKVRVAEYNNVRSQLNTINRKQSGSLAVRDLSNLVKPQDIITSEHLVTLLAVVPKYSQKDWLASYETLADYVVPRSSKLLYEDNEYALYTVTLFGRVADTFRTAAREKGFQIRDFEYSSEAQENRKQELDRLVHDQDNLRRSLLQWCYTSYGEVFSSWMHFCAVRVFAESILRYGLPPSFLGCVLAPSAKGEKKVRSILEELCDSTHSTYWKSEDEVGAMAGLGGDADAHPYVSFTINLV
- the LOC123224183 gene encoding mitochondrial phosphate carrier protein 3, mitochondrial, which encodes MSHSESSRNSLIPSFLYSYSSPQKSFANSTPFVDAPVAPSAPSSTRRSFFVPAPSEPGKIEMYSPAFYAACTAGGILSCGLTHMAVTPLDLVKCNMQIDPAKYKSISSGFGVLLREQGVRGFFRGWVPTLLGYSAQGACKFGFYEFFKKYYSDLAGPEYAAKYKTLIYLAGSASAEVIADVALCPFEAVKVRVQTQPGFARGLSDGLPKFVKSEGALGLYKGIVPLWGRQIPYTMMKFASFETIVEMVYKYSIPTPKDQCSKSLQLGVSFAGGYIAGVFCAIVSHPADNLVSFLNNAKGATVGDAVKKLGLWGLFTRGLPLRIVMIGTLTGAQWGIYDAFKVFVGLPTTGGVAPAATAPTELAKV